The following coding sequences lie in one Flavobacteriales bacterium genomic window:
- a CDS encoding SPASM domain-containing protein, with translation MDEGLVDEVEFSLDSGTPEDFEDLRVNAKWKLFFENVKFFAEYTRKSNRHIRIYGITIIPEPGPLNYSWMHPEFVELAQLFDHHEMRRLHDWGGEVDLPGDHHTGVGRKDSEKTVLKARGCDLVLRQMIWLPNGDVTICCNDLDSKGVVGNILNDSLWDIYNSPERRKYLDLLDAGHKAELELCKDCQTF, from the coding sequence GTGGATGAAGGTCTGGTCGACGAGGTGGAGTTTAGTCTGGATAGCGGAACTCCGGAAGATTTTGAAGACCTGCGGGTCAATGCCAAATGGAAACTCTTCTTCGAGAATGTGAAGTTCTTTGCGGAATACACTCGAAAATCGAACCGCCATATCCGAATTTACGGGATCACGATCATCCCGGAGCCCGGACCCCTCAATTATAGCTGGATGCACCCTGAATTCGTTGAATTGGCTCAATTATTCGACCATCATGAAATGCGCCGACTGCACGATTGGGGAGGAGAAGTTGACCTTCCAGGCGATCACCACACCGGGGTGGGACGAAAAGATAGCGAAAAGACCGTCCTAAAAGCCCGTGGGTGCGATTTGGTCCTTCGACAAATGATCTGGCTGCCAAACGGCGATGTTACCATTTGTTGCAACGACCTCGACTCGAAGGGGGTGGTAGGGAATATCCTGAACGATAGCTTGTGGGATATCTACAATTCACCGGAACGGAGAAAGTATCTTGATCTATTGGATGCAGGCCATAAAGCTGAATTGGAGCTCTGCAAGGACTGTCAGACGTTTTAA
- a CDS encoding M1 family metallopeptidase, translating into MMRSTIVALCLIPIGVQAQGYFQQRVDHKIEVSFEEGLGELHGIDSMRYVNHSPDTLDRLYIHLWPNGYQGDHTALGKQLLENRHTILHYYDDTRGGMDSLLFTIGGLEHGFSFYQGQPDIAEVKLKAPLPSGASTTIVTPFRVKLPNGGVSRMGRLDSAIMATQWYPKPAVYDKDGWHPMPYLDQGEFYSEYGLFDVTVTLPKRFVIAATGRTVSDIVVNERRTVRYRQDSIHDFAWFADSRWQVLVDSIQLPYSDRWVTTKAYFTPDNKDLWRNSSEYLQDAVYYYFLWNGDYPYEQVSAVDGTIAAGGGMEYPMITIIGTAISERSLETVIMHEVGHNWFYGILGSNEREHPWMDEGLNTANEIRYIKSKYPEREILDADSDLLDRIKKLFDLEGYDITDQHYYTYLFSARMGVDQAIETPAAEFNQLNYAAVAYDKTGLVFEYLRSYWGDSLYDAAMRTYYDRWKFKHPGPDDLRNTLEEVSGEDLTWLFDDLIGSDHQVDYKVKSVRNNELRIRNKTSLSVPFSVSLLQEGNEVERIWLPPVEGDTTWPLPDVDFDAVRIDEPQLLIEEFRHNNLWREEGLLPLVEPLKLQFYGSLDRPEKTQIYWSPMASWNNYDKLLIGAAFYNSNIPAKPFRYRITPLFSLGQGTLNGVASTSLTKYFDDGIFQYIRIGVYGRHFSYDRDLTYSRVTTALNVQFRRPHPRSPYSHSIRLRNVSVWRELPTISEPPVTVDLSNSNYSILDFKYRLDNQHILHPWEIFFDTQFAIGFVKSSVDANFEWRIRPGSRLQWRNYLGVFWRNDYPSDGSYYNFGLSNTPDYLFEYYFLGRSEDEGFLSRQFFIEDGGMKYDTRSSVNFFLATLTVQVPIWRFLQVYVEGAYTSNRYDSPTGRRPSEDLFHYGAGVSLRFIPDFIELYFPVVYGNSDEGLRDGVNAARDFRFVLDLRIDEIYRRVTQGLY; encoded by the coding sequence ATGATGCGGTCGACCATAGTAGCCTTGTGTTTGATTCCCATTGGGGTTCAAGCACAAGGCTATTTTCAGCAACGGGTAGACCACAAGATCGAGGTTAGCTTTGAGGAAGGCTTGGGCGAACTCCATGGAATAGACTCCATGAGGTATGTTAACCACAGTCCGGACACACTGGATCGATTGTACATCCATCTTTGGCCCAATGGCTATCAAGGCGATCATACGGCCCTTGGAAAGCAACTACTCGAAAACCGCCACACCATTCTTCATTATTACGACGACACTCGTGGCGGAATGGACTCTCTATTATTTACGATCGGGGGCCTAGAGCACGGGTTCAGCTTTTACCAAGGTCAACCCGACATTGCCGAAGTAAAACTCAAAGCTCCCCTCCCGTCCGGAGCTTCTACTACCATTGTAACGCCTTTCAGGGTAAAGTTACCCAACGGAGGGGTAAGTCGCATGGGAAGGCTTGATTCGGCCATAATGGCCACGCAATGGTATCCCAAGCCGGCGGTATACGACAAGGATGGATGGCACCCTATGCCCTACCTCGATCAAGGCGAATTTTACAGTGAGTACGGCCTTTTTGATGTTACCGTAACCTTGCCCAAAAGATTCGTGATCGCAGCTACGGGCCGAACGGTATCGGATATCGTCGTTAACGAACGGCGCACAGTTCGCTACCGTCAAGATAGTATTCACGACTTTGCTTGGTTCGCAGACAGCCGATGGCAAGTTTTGGTTGACAGTATACAGCTACCCTACAGCGATCGATGGGTAACGACCAAGGCTTACTTTACCCCGGACAACAAAGACCTTTGGAGAAATTCATCAGAGTACTTGCAAGACGCAGTATACTACTACTTCCTCTGGAACGGTGACTATCCGTACGAGCAGGTCAGCGCCGTTGATGGAACCATTGCGGCAGGAGGTGGCATGGAGTACCCCATGATCACAATTATTGGCACTGCCATTAGCGAACGCAGTTTGGAAACGGTGATCATGCACGAGGTGGGGCACAACTGGTTCTACGGGATACTCGGTAGTAATGAACGGGAGCATCCGTGGATGGACGAGGGACTGAATACGGCGAATGAGATCCGATACATCAAGTCGAAGTATCCGGAGCGCGAAATACTCGATGCGGATTCCGATTTACTCGACCGAATTAAAAAGCTCTTTGATCTGGAAGGCTACGACATAACGGATCAGCACTACTATACTTATTTGTTCAGCGCGAGGATGGGGGTTGATCAGGCCATTGAAACACCGGCGGCTGAATTCAATCAACTCAATTACGCCGCGGTAGCCTATGACAAAACGGGGTTGGTATTCGAATATCTGCGATCGTACTGGGGCGATTCGCTCTACGACGCCGCCATGCGGACGTACTACGACCGTTGGAAGTTCAAGCACCCCGGTCCGGATGATTTGCGAAATACTTTAGAAGAAGTCAGTGGTGAAGATCTTACCTGGTTGTTTGATGACCTCATTGGAAGTGACCATCAGGTGGACTACAAGGTCAAATCGGTCCGCAACAACGAGTTAAGGATCCGCAACAAGACATCTTTGAGTGTACCTTTTTCGGTGAGCCTCCTGCAAGAGGGGAATGAAGTTGAGCGTATCTGGCTTCCGCCCGTTGAGGGCGATACCACATGGCCGCTTCCGGATGTCGATTTCGACGCCGTGCGTATCGATGAACCTCAGTTGCTCATTGAGGAATTCCGACACAATAACCTTTGGCGCGAAGAAGGCCTGTTACCGCTCGTTGAGCCACTCAAGTTACAGTTTTACGGAAGCTTGGATCGGCCTGAGAAAACGCAAATTTATTGGTCGCCGATGGCATCGTGGAACAACTACGATAAGCTGCTTATCGGGGCGGCATTTTACAACTCGAATATTCCGGCCAAGCCTTTCCGGTACCGCATTACGCCTCTTTTTAGTCTTGGACAAGGGACGCTGAATGGCGTGGCATCAACGAGTTTAACGAAATACTTCGACGACGGTATTTTCCAATACATCCGAATTGGGGTATATGGTAGGCACTTCAGCTACGACCGCGATCTGACGTACTCGCGGGTGACTACGGCCCTCAATGTTCAGTTTCGCCGTCCTCACCCTCGGAGTCCGTACAGTCACTCGATTCGCCTAAGAAACGTGTCGGTTTGGAGGGAACTTCCGACGATCTCAGAGCCACCCGTTACCGTTGATCTTAGCAATAGCAACTATTCCATACTCGATTTCAAGTATCGCCTGGATAATCAGCACATTTTGCATCCGTGGGAGATCTTTTTCGACACCCAGTTTGCGATCGGTTTCGTTAAGAGTTCCGTAGATGCCAATTTCGAGTGGAGGATTCGCCCCGGGAGCCGATTACAGTGGCGGAACTACTTGGGCGTTTTTTGGCGGAACGATTACCCATCGGACGGATCGTACTATAATTTCGGTTTGAGCAATACCCCGGATTACCTATTTGAGTACTATTTCCTGGGGCGATCGGAGGATGAAGGATTTTTAAGTCGGCAATTCTTCATCGAGGACGGGGGAATGAAATACGATACGCGTTCATCGGTCAATTTTTTTTTAGCTACCTTGACCGTTCAAGTGCCTATTTGGCGATTCTTGCAAGTGTATGTTGAGGGAGCCTATACTTCTAATCGATACGATAGCCCTACGGGCCGAAGGCCAAGTGAAGATCTTTTCCACTACGGTGCGGGGGTGAGCCTGCGTTTTATTCCCGATTTCATAGAGCTCTATTTCCCCGTGGTATACGGGAACTCCGATGAGGGGTTACGCGATGGAGTAAACGCCGCGCGCGATTTCAGGTTCGTTCTTGATCTCCGGATCGATGAGATTTATCGTCGGGTTACCCAAGGACTTTATTGA
- a CDS encoding PspC domain-containing protein, which produces MNKTVNINLAGIIFHVDEDAYSRLSGYLQALKAKFAGEPGGDEIIADVEARMAELFQDRTGDSKQVITRVDVDEVIAVLGEPEDYEDIDEEGSSTSSHEGASYAKASTSSERKGRRRIFRNPDDAIIGGVAGGLGAYFKIDPVFIRLIFVLSFFGWGTGFLLYLVLWIIIPGAKTTAEKLEMRGEDVNLNNIERSIKDEIENLKDRLNDLGSDAGKTARKGASASKRGIDRLVDLLVATIRVFVKVVLAIVGFSLIIAAISLIAALVGTMFGASMWFVSWPDPGLAGIGFMQIQNLLFLDNGHFWLTALGLLFVILAPLVGIIALGARLLFSVPKLSKMTNTVLSVLFGAGVIMTIIGAIRLGADFDDGGRYTVEFDVPVITESIMIVGGSDDISDMLQYDRSVFLDISEDRIHTRNVHFDIERAAGSKAKLQVRQYARGSNKWEARKRAELINYDVKIDSGRIELPNHLDFPIDEKWRNQELFVTLFLPKGASVYLDESAISVIDDIDNTTNTWDWDMVNHTWQMNNLGLSCMDCTWTTEEQESFMKNPEEEIECLEEEEEADWSTDDWDTEM; this is translated from the coding sequence ATGAATAAGACAGTCAACATCAATTTAGCAGGGATCATCTTCCATGTGGATGAGGATGCCTACAGTCGGCTGAGCGGCTACCTACAGGCCTTGAAGGCGAAGTTCGCCGGAGAGCCCGGAGGTGACGAGATCATTGCCGACGTGGAAGCCCGTATGGCTGAGCTTTTTCAAGATCGTACCGGAGATTCGAAACAAGTAATCACACGTGTCGACGTAGATGAGGTGATCGCCGTATTGGGTGAGCCCGAAGACTACGAAGATATCGATGAAGAAGGTAGCTCGACCAGCTCTCATGAGGGTGCTAGCTATGCCAAGGCATCAACCAGCAGTGAGCGCAAGGGTCGACGCCGTATATTCCGAAATCCGGACGACGCCATTATCGGTGGTGTTGCCGGTGGACTCGGAGCTTACTTCAAAATCGATCCAGTATTTATACGCTTGATCTTCGTTTTGTCCTTCTTTGGCTGGGGAACGGGATTCTTGTTGTACCTGGTTCTATGGATCATTATTCCGGGGGCTAAGACTACGGCCGAAAAGCTCGAAATGCGCGGAGAGGATGTCAACCTGAATAACATCGAACGTTCCATTAAGGACGAGATCGAGAACCTCAAGGATCGTTTGAACGACCTCGGTAGCGATGCCGGAAAAACGGCTCGTAAAGGGGCCTCGGCATCGAAACGAGGTATTGACCGACTCGTAGACTTGCTCGTAGCGACCATTCGCGTGTTTGTGAAGGTGGTTTTGGCCATCGTCGGGTTTTCGCTCATTATCGCAGCTATTAGCCTGATCGCCGCGTTGGTCGGCACCATGTTCGGTGCGAGCATGTGGTTTGTCTCGTGGCCCGATCCCGGATTGGCCGGAATTGGATTCATGCAGATCCAGAACCTCCTGTTCCTCGACAATGGTCACTTCTGGTTAACGGCACTGGGGCTATTGTTTGTGATCCTGGCACCGCTGGTAGGTATCATCGCTCTAGGGGCTCGCTTACTCTTTAGCGTTCCCAAACTGAGCAAAATGACGAACACCGTACTATCTGTGCTGTTTGGCGCTGGTGTGATCATGACCATTATCGGAGCCATTCGTCTAGGGGCCGACTTTGACGACGGTGGCCGCTATACCGTAGAGTTCGATGTGCCCGTGATCACAGAGTCGATCATGATCGTCGGTGGCAGCGACGACATTTCGGATATGCTTCAGTACGATCGCAGTGTCTTTCTCGATATAAGTGAAGATCGCATACATACGCGAAACGTTCACTTCGATATTGAGCGAGCGGCAGGCTCTAAGGCCAAGTTACAGGTACGCCAATACGCGCGAGGAAGCAATAAATGGGAAGCGCGTAAACGTGCGGAGTTGATCAACTACGATGTAAAAATCGATAGCGGTCGCATTGAATTGCCGAATCACCTCGACTTCCCCATCGACGAGAAATGGCGTAATCAAGAGCTCTTCGTAACTCTGTTCTTACCTAAAGGGGCTAGTGTGTACCTCGACGAGAGTGCCATTTCGGTCATCGATGATATCGACAATACCACGAATACGTGGGATTGGGACATGGTGAACCACACTTGGCAAATGAACAACCTCGGCTTGTCGTGCATGGACTGCACTTGGACTACTGAAGAACAAGAGAGCTTCATGAAGAATCCCGAAGAGGAGATCGAGTGTCTGGAAGAAGAAGAGGAAGCCGACTGGAGTACGGATGATTGGGACACCGAAATGTAA
- a CDS encoding PadR family transcriptional regulator yields the protein MKIENTKAQMRKGVLEYCILSILKNGDQYASGIIDSLKSAKMIVVEGTLYPLLTRLKNAELLSYRWEESTSGPPRKYYALTEEGEDFLKELDLTWSDLVKAVQLTTQSKTQNDE from the coding sequence ATGAAAATAGAAAACACGAAAGCACAGATGCGAAAAGGGGTTCTGGAGTATTGCATACTATCGATCCTTAAAAATGGTGACCAGTATGCCTCCGGGATCATCGATTCGCTGAAATCGGCCAAAATGATCGTTGTGGAAGGAACCCTATATCCGTTGCTCACGCGATTAAAAAATGCCGAGCTTCTCAGTTACCGCTGGGAAGAGTCTACTTCGGGTCCTCCCCGCAAGTACTATGCGCTCACCGAAGAAGGTGAGGATTTTTTGAAAGAGCTCGATCTCACGTGGAGCGACCTCGTAAAAGCAGTACAATTGACCACCCAATCAAAAACCCAGAACGATGAATAA
- a CDS encoding high-potential iron-sulfur protein encodes MEKLSRKEFLKRAGIFGLSAVAGTTLLAACGGGGAESSGSEESTTPPPKPQPKPESMSADCSEYNKDLSEADLSTRESLQYVAMSEKEGENCMNCQFYQPDKFEGNCGGCQLFANGAVSPKGYCISWSAKQPA; translated from the coding sequence ATGGAAAAGCTGAGCCGTAAAGAATTTTTAAAGAGAGCAGGAATTTTCGGATTATCTGCTGTTGCAGGAACCACTTTATTGGCTGCCTGCGGTGGAGGTGGGGCTGAATCGAGCGGATCCGAAGAGTCGACGACTCCCCCGCCAAAGCCTCAACCAAAGCCCGAGTCAATGAGTGCCGATTGCTCTGAGTATAACAAAGATCTCAGTGAGGCCGACCTCAGTACTCGCGAGAGCTTACAGTATGTCGCAATGAGCGAAAAAGAAGGTGAGAACTGCATGAACTGCCAGTTCTATCAGCCCGATAAATTCGAAGGAAACTGTGGAGGTTGTCAGCTCTTCGCCAACGGTGCGGTAAGTCCTAAGGGATATTGCATCAGCTGGTCTGCTAAGCAGCCGGCCTAA
- the ubiA gene encoding putative 4-hydroxybenzoate polyprenyltransferase has product MAVKNYLSLIKFSHTVFALPFALIGYFYAIQTTEAHFSWRLFVSVLLCMVFVRSAAMAFNRYLDRDIDAANPRTAAVREIPAGIITPRSALIFVIVNSLLFVITTRFINDLVFYLSPIALLITLGYSYTKRFTALCHLVLGLGLSLAPIGTFLAVTSSFAWVPIWFGVAVLTWVGGFDIIYSLQDDTFDKEQNLHSMPVLLNLRGALRLSSMLHLITAFALATAGWSGNFAWFYWAGFLFFMLMLFRQHLLVNPNDLSKVNIAFMTTNGVASVVFGAAVILDLFLYR; this is encoded by the coding sequence ATGGCAGTAAAGAATTACCTCTCACTTATTAAGTTCAGTCATACCGTTTTTGCGCTCCCTTTCGCATTGATCGGATATTTCTATGCGATACAGACCACCGAAGCTCACTTTAGCTGGAGGCTTTTCGTCTCCGTATTGCTCTGTATGGTATTCGTCCGTTCAGCGGCCATGGCCTTTAATCGATACCTCGATCGCGACATCGATGCCGCCAACCCGAGAACGGCGGCCGTACGCGAGATTCCTGCCGGAATCATTACACCACGTTCTGCGTTGATCTTCGTGATCGTCAATTCGTTGCTCTTTGTGATCACCACCCGGTTCATAAACGACCTGGTCTTCTACTTGTCGCCAATTGCCTTATTGATCACCCTGGGCTACAGCTATACGAAGCGATTTACAGCACTTTGTCACCTCGTGTTGGGGCTGGGACTCAGCCTAGCTCCCATCGGCACTTTTTTGGCCGTAACGTCCTCTTTTGCCTGGGTTCCCATTTGGTTTGGGGTGGCCGTACTTACTTGGGTGGGTGGTTTTGACATCATTTACAGCCTTCAGGACGACACCTTCGATAAGGAGCAAAACCTGCACAGTATGCCCGTTCTTTTGAACCTAAGAGGAGCGCTGCGGCTATCTTCCATGCTACATTTGATTACGGCCTTCGCGCTTGCTACGGCCGGATGGTCGGGTAACTTCGCTTGGTTCTACTGGGCCGGGTTCCTATTCTTCATGCTCATGCTATTCCGACAGCACCTACTTGTGAATCCGAATGATCTTTCCAAGGTCAATATCGCCTTCATGACAACTAATGGCGTAGCTTCGGTGGTATTCGGTGCGGCTGTGATCCTCGACCTGTTTCTATATCGCTGA